One stretch of Toxoplasma gondii ME49 chromosome XI, whole genome shotgun sequence DNA includes these proteins:
- a CDS encoding 50S ribosomal protein L33, putative (encoded by transcript TGME49_308930), which yields MFFTSPVLLRSRSKRLFVQLKSAAMTNFCYVTRKSPEKKNFRIALRKYDPGVNKHVMFYEARLPSEKNKKQITLSLQRYIRWTGKQVKLLLDKVEKAWEYGRFQKYFDNQAPLLTDRRGRAVPRYK from the exons ATGTTCTTCACGTCGCCGGTGCTGCTGCGGAGTCGCAGCAAGCGGCTGTTCGTACAGCTGAAGAGCGCAGCCATGACGAACTTCTGCTACGTGACCAGGAAGTCTCCTGAGAAAAAGAATTTCCGCATCGCTCTCCGAAAATACGACCCCGGAGTCAACAAGCATGT GATGTTTTATGAGGCCCGACTTCCGTCtgaaaagaacaagaagcaaATAACTCTTTCCCTGCAACGGTACATTCGCTGGACAGGAAAACAAGTGAAACTTCTTCTGGATAAAGTTGAGAAAGCATGGGAGTATGGCCGTTTTCAAAAGTACTTTGACAACCAAGCCCCCCTCCTCACGGATCGACGTGGAAG GGCTGTTCCTCGGTACAAATGA